The genomic interval CAGGGCAAAGATGCCGTCACCCGTAGATTGCGCTACATAGCCGCCGTAGTGCTGCACCGCCTCCATCATCAGTTTAAGTGCCGGGTCGACGACGGCGCGGGCTTCCTCGGGGTCGAGGTCTTCAATCAAATCCATCGACCCCTTGATGTCGGCGAACAACGTCGTGACGCTCTTACGCTCGCCCTCCAACTCCGCCGGGAGAAGGTCCACCCGACTCGAACCAATCGATGCGGGTGCTTTTGTCGTGCCGACAGGCCGGTGAGGCGAGGCAACTTCGGGAGATGAATGAAGAGGTGTGGCGCACTGACCGCAAAAGCGCGCACCAGCCGAGTTCTCAAATCCGCACTTCACGCAGCGCCGTTTGAATGGAGCAGCACACTGCTCGCAGAACTTCAAACCGTCAGGATTTTCGGCCCCGCACTTCGAGCAACGCATCACGGTTACCCGGCCCCCTCTCTCGCGAGACGCTCCAGAGTAAGCCCCTTTTAGCGTGCATCGCAAAGGCTCGATTTGAGGACGCCACAGCGACTGATGGGCGCTTAGGGCCCCACGCCTTCCGACCGAGAAAGCACGGGCAATAGAATCGGGAACCTGGTGTGCGGCATCTCGCCTCCGCTCACCTACCCCCGCCACGACGATCAACCGAACAACAGCTCGCGTACCTACCGCCCACAGCAATCCCCGTAGTTTATTTTCGCGTGTCAGAAACCTGATTCGAATCAAGCGCCGTATTTCGGGCGCGCCCCCCAAAAGGGTATTGGTAGTCGCGACGAGTGGCTATAAGCGCGCGATGGTGATGCGTGAGGGGTCTCGCGCAGGGTATGCGCTGACGTTGATCGTGCTCGCCTTCTTCGGCGGCCAGGCGCGCGATCCGAGCGCGCTCGGGATCCCATACATCCGCACCTGATCTGGCCGGAACGCGCGCTCAGCCCTTGCGAGCGATGACGATCATCCGCCGGGTTCCGATGGAATAGACCTCGCGCTCGAATCCACCGAATACCGCCGTCACGTGGAAGCCAACTCCTTCCAGCAGCCGCGTCATCTCGGTCAGCGTGTAGAGCCGGATATTGTGGCCGATGGACTCCCGGCGGCCACCTTTGGGATCGACCACGATGAAATGCACATGCATGCGGCTGGTTGTGAGATCCAAATCGCGCCGTTCGACGTACAGGGTTCTGTCCGCCCCGGTGTGCCAGTCGTTCTGGATGTAATTGTCGATCGCCCACTCGCGGTTGAGCATATCGAGCAAGAGCATTCCGCCCGATTTCAGAGCCTTCGCCGCAGATTGCAGGACCTTCAAATCCTCGGCCTCCGACTCGAGGTAGCCGAACGAGGAATACATATTGACGATCGCGTCGAACTTGTTGTGGAAGGGAATCTCCCGCATGTCGGCCGCCACCGTCTCAATCGAGACGTTGCTCGCTATTGCTGCCTGCTGCGCGAGTTGGACGTAATCGGGATTCAAGTCGAGACCGGTGACTTGGAATCCGCGCTTCGCCAGTTGCACCGCATGACGTCCCTGGCCGCAACACAGATCCAACACCTGCGCGCCCGGTTTCAGATCGAGTTCGCCAGTCACGAAGGAGCTTTCCTTCTCGGCGCGCTCGTCGGTGAACATATGCCCGTAGACGTTCAGATAGTCGGCGCGAAAAAAATCCACGTACCAGGCGGAGCCTTGCGATGCCATCGCGTTCCTTTCTCCACGCGCGGCGGATGCGGAAATTTTCGACCCGCGCACGTCGAGCGCCTGAAGATCGCACAAGCCATCGGCCACGTCGAGTCACGAACCCGGATGGCCCCAGTACTTTCGATCATGATAGGGTGGCGCGCCAGCGGTGAGGGAGTCAGCGTGGACAAGATCGCAGTACTCGCGAGCGGCGGCCTCGATAGCTCGGTTCTGATCGCGCAAATGGCATCGGACGCCGCCGTATTCCCGATTTACGTACGATGCGGCTTCGCCTGGGAACAAGAGGAGATCCACGCCCTTCAGTCTTTTCTCGATGCGCTCAACAACCCGAATGTAAAATCGATGACAGTGCTATCCGCGCCCGCCGCGTCGCTTTACGGAACCCATTGGAGCGTGACTGGAGCCGAAGTTCCGGCAGCGGACGAGCCCGACGAGAATACCTATCTGCCGGGACGCAACATTTTATTGATTTCGCTAGCTGCAATTTGGGCAAGCACGCATGAGGTCTCACGCGTCGCTATCGGATCCCTCGGAGGAAATCCTTTTCCGGACGCCAGCCCCCAGTTCTTCGAAGCTTTTGGTCACGTCTTAAGCACCGGATTAGGACGAAAAGTGCTCATCGAGGCACCCATGCGAGGGCTTCATAAGGAAGACATTATCAGGCGATTCCAAAACCTGCCCCTCGAGCTGACGTTAACCTGCATGGCTCCCAGGAACTCTCGGCACTGTGGCCGGTGCAACAAATGTTTTGAGCGTCGGAAGGCTTTCCGGCACGCGGATATCATCGATCGCACCGTCTACCTCGGTTGCGTTCCTTAGGGATGGAAACTACCTCTCTGCATACCTATCGCTCGCGCAAACTTTGGGTCTGGGTTCTGGCGATGCTGGTGGTGGGTGTTCTCGATTCCTGCACTTCCCGTCCCGCTGCAGACACCAAGCAAGCATCCACTACGTTTCGCGTCGCACTACTTACACCTGGACCTGTTAGCGACGCGGGGTGGAATGCCGCTGCATATCAAGGACTAGAACTCATCAAGACCAAGCTCGGCGCCGAAACTGCGCTGGTGCAAACCAAATCCCCCGCTGACTTCGAGGACGCTTTCCGCGATTTCGCCTCCCGCGGCTTCGATCTGATCTTTGCGCATGGCTTCGAATATACCGATTCCGCGATGGAAGTAGCTCGCAGCTTTCCTAACACCTACTTCGTAGTCAGCTCAGGCAGCACATCCGCGAAAAATGTTGCATCGATAACCTTCGACGTCGATCAGGCAACCTATGTCGAAGGCGTGCTCGCGGCAGGAGTTTCGAAAACCGGCGTGGTGGGCGCGCTGGGCGGTATCGAACTGCCATCGGTCAAATTGTGCTTCGAGGGATTCAAACGCGGCTTTTTCTCGGTAAACCCGAAAGGACGCGTCCTGATCAGCTATACCGGCAACTTCGATGACGTCGGAGCCGCGAAGGAGGCAGCACTTGCGCAAATCAGCCAGGGCGCTGATGTGCTGATTCACAACGCCGACGCGGCCGGGCTCGGCGTATTTCTCGCCGCCAAGCAAGCCCACGCCTATGCCTTCGGGGTGTTCAACAATCAGAACGATGTCGCCCCGGACGTGATCCTCGCCAGTGCGGTGACATCAAACGCGCTGGCGTTTCTGAAAATCGCGACCGAAGTCAAAGAGAAGCGCTTTCATGCCGGGATGCTGGTGTTTGGGATGCAAGATGGGATGGTGAGCCTCGTGTACAATCCCAAGCTCGAGTCGCAGATTCCTCCCGCCGCCCTTCAGCGTGCGCGCAAAGTTGAGCATGACCTTGCGACCGGTCAGCTCGTCCTTCCGCCGACCACTTTAAGTCTGCAAACGCTGTATTAGCGTGCACTAGTTAGAGGCGCGCGCCAAGCCGACCCACGCGCAGCAACACTTTCTCGGAGCCACCGCACTGGCCACCTGATTTTATGGCCATTTCGATGTTCGGGACCCAATACCGGCTTGAGATCAAAACTGGTGTGCCAGGACGAGGACTTAGTTGGGTTGAGGCGATTCGATCGCGCGGGCAGGGCGGTGTGACTAGGCTTGGAATCAAACCGGAGCTCCGAGTTTCGAGATCAATAGTGGAGAGAAGAAGGGTGGGAACCCGCCCGCGGTCGCGCGGAGCCTCTGTGTCAGGCTTGGTGTCAAACTGATCCACGAAAGACAAGAAGGTTCCCCTGCACCGCGCCCTTTTGCGGCGAGGGGACCCGACAAGGCATGGCGCCAAACTGAACCAGAAAGACAAGAAGGGCGGACAGCGCCGGGTTCTGACAGCTTAGTCGATACCGTAAACACGCGCGGCGGTAGCGCGCACGATCTTGCGGCGCTGCTCCTCGGGCAGACTGCCGAAGCGTTTCGCCACTATGTCCCTCGAGCGCGGAAAGGTCGCCGCCGTATGCGGATAATCCGACGACCACATGATGTTGTCAGGTCCGTAGCGATGCAGTGTATCTACAAACACCGGATCCGCGATGAAGGTCGCATAGACCTGCCTCTTTATATATTCGCTCGCCCGCATCGGCAGCTTGAGTCCACCTAGTGCACCTAGCCGGTTCTGCACGGTATCGAGCCGATACATGAAATAGGCCATCCATCCCACGTCGTTTTCGGCTGAGACGATCCTTAGATTGGGGTATTTTTCGAGCACGCCGCCGAAGACCAGCACCGAGATCGAGCGCTCGATTTGATGATGCAAATTCGCCAATGACAGAAGGTTGAAACCCCCGTTCGCCTGACTCGTGCCAGTCCCGCCGCGCGCCGTAAGGATATGCAACGAGAGCGGCAGATTCAGGTCGCTCGCCGCGGCCCAGAAGGGCTCGTACATCGGGTCACTGTAGGGCTTGTCGCTCGGCGGTTCGGCCCAGATCATTGCCCCGCGCATCCCCGTTTTCGCGATCCGATTCACTTCAGCGATAGCTCCCGGGATATCTTCAAGCGTGATTAGTCCAAGCGGGATCAGACGCTTGAGGTCGTAGCTGCAATACTCGCAAGCCCAATCGTTGAAGGCGCGAAAAAGCGCGGCTCGAAACTCTGCGTCGTCGAGGCCGAACAGCGGCATCCCCATCGAGGTATAGATGACTTCGGCCAGCACGCCATCACGCTCCTGATCCTCGATTCGATACTTCGCATCCCACACGCTTTTGGGCGCCTCCTCGAAGGTCTTCCTGGCATGAGCAGGCAGGTCCTGTGAGGGTACGCCTGCGCCGAAGAAGCCCGCCACAGACATCGGCGTGATATTTTCGCAGACGAACCATTCACCTCCGCGCCCGCCGAGGTCCTTTACGGTATGCGGCGCACGGTCACGGAATTTTTTGTCGACGCGCTCGACCCACATCGATGGAGGTTCAACGAAATGCGAATCCGCGGAGATCAATCGCTCTTCTGTCATAGCAAGTAGCCTCCTTCAGTAACTTTCGCTGCCGGTCACAACGAATCGCTCGGATTAGCCGTCCTCGAAGGGGACCGCTGTCCTCCTAATAACTCCTACTGGGCCAGAGGCGCAATTGAGATACAGGGAAATTTTCTTCGTTTGAGCCTCTATCAACAGAACAAAGCCGCCGAAAAAAGCAAGTACTAGCTTCGGTTGCCAAATTCCCTGCTCAACGGAACAGGAATTTTTTCGGCCGAACAGGGAATTGAATCTGGTAATCAGGGGTGAAGATCAAGGAAGCGTAAATAGAGCTTCGCGTTTGGGTACGCGACTTCGAGACCTGGCTTGAGCGGACGGGCCCGCACCGCCCTTTTCGAGGTGAGGACCCGATGCAGGCCCGGCATCAAAGGGCACGCTGGTGAGACATGAACTGTACAGGTCGCGCCGCGCGAGCCCGACCACCGGCGCGCAGGCCTGGCGTCAACGCGCCCTGCCTGACCCAGGGGCCGGCCGACGGGAGACCAGCACTCGACCGACATCTTTTGGCCCGCGGTGGAAAACAAGAAAAAGACCGCGGAATTGCTCGATTATTTGCGAAAGCAGCTGCGTTCCTGAAGCTGGCGACTCAGGAAGTGGTCGATTAGTGGTCAAAAACCAGACCGGACGGGTGGAATTACCGAAAAAACCCTTGATTTCATTGGTGGGCGGTGCAGGTTTCGAACCTGCGACCCCCGGCTTGTAAGGCCGATGCTCTACCGCTGAGCTAACCGCCCGTATTCCCAGCCGAGACTATCAGGACTATGGAATAGAGAAACTAAACCTCAGAGCATTATTTTGCATGTTTCGGAGGAGCATCCGTGTATCCGAGCGCAAGGTGCATTTTGTAGCCGACCAGGTCGCGCACGGGCTTCGAGAGTGTGCGCGCAACATCGCGCGGCACGTCCAGATATTGATTCTCTTCTTGCCGCAGCCAGCCGAGCGAGTAGGAGAGGAAGATGCCATAGCGCCACACCTCCGCGGAGCAATTCGCGCCTGCGCCGTGCAGCGTCCCACCCATCCATAACAAAACCGACCCCGCCGGCATTTCTGCGATCGCGACTTCATCATCGCGCGCAATTCGGTCCGCAGGCCATCGATGACTCCCCGGCACCAAGTGCGTTCCGCCGTTTAGCTCGGTAAAGTCGCTTATCGCCCACATGCTTGCAACGACCATATTCGGCCGCGGCACTTTAAAGAACTGAAATGCGTCTTCCTCGCGATGCAACACCTGCACGGTTGCGCCTGGACCTACCACCAATCCCGCTGTCGCATGCACCTGGTACGAAATGCAGTTGGGTTTCAGGAATGCGTCGCACGCCGATAGCATCAGCGGGTGAGTCACGAAGCTCCGAAAGGTCTCCGATTTTGCGATTAGCGCTGTGATTCGTTTCGTGTGCCCCGGATAGAAATCCGAGGGACCGCCATCCTGAGCGTATTTTTCGTTGAGGCTTTGTCCGACGTCCGCGGTTTCGAGATACGGCTGCAATTCGCTGCTGATCCGATGCCGCGCCGATTCGTCAACGACGCCCGTTACAACGACGCACCCGGCGTGCTCAAGTGCCTGGATCGCTTCTATATAGGGTGCTTTCGATGGCACAACGGGAATCGATGGCCTCACGTGAATCCTCCAAGCCCTCGTTCAAGCGGTAGTCTGCCACGAGAAGCGGCGTGATAACAAAACATAAACCTCTGAAACTTGGGCGGTTTTATTCTATTTGAAGTAGGGCCAAGAGGAAGGCGGTTAGGGGCTGAACAAAGCATCGCAAGCGGCGTTGAATCGGGACTCCACGCTCGCTTAGCATGGCGAGAAGATGAGGGATACGAGGACTAACGGCGCTCGAGCATGGGGCGCAACTCCTTGGCACGGAGGCCAGCTCCGAGCCGCAGAGTCGATACCGTCGCGTGCCGATGTGGTCATAGTCGGCGGCGGGCTTACCGGATGCTCCGCAGCGTATCATCTGTCGAAGTTGGGTATCCGTCCGGTACTTTTGGAAGCGGATCACGTTGCCTCCGGAGCCAGCGGTCGTACCGGCGGAATCGTTCTTGAAGGCAGCGCGGTAGGTCCTCTGGATCGGGCCGATGCGTGTGTGCCGAGCCTCGCGAAACTGGTCGAGCGCGAACAGATCGAATGCGAACTACGGCTACCGGGATGCTGGGAGATCGAGCATCGCAATGGAGGCGCCCGAAAGCTCCCTTGGATTGACGAGGGCAAACCGGTCTGCGTCACAGGTCACGTCCCCGGCGGAACGGTCGAGCCCTCGCGGCTTACGCTCGGAATCGCAAATGCCGCGTTGCGGGCCGGCTCCATCATTTGCGAACGCGCCCGGGTTACGCAAATCGATCGCAGAGATCAACTTGTGGTCGAGCTCGTGGACAGCCAGATTCGAACCGATTGGCTGATTGTGGCTGCGAACGCGTGGATCAAGTCTCTGGTGCAGAACGTGCACATGGCGAGTTCGCTCACGTTTGCCTGCGCTACAGAGATGCTAAGTAAGAAGGTGTTAGAGGCGCTCGGACTCCAGGAGGGAATTCCTTTCTACACGGTGGATCTTCCCTATCTCTGGGGCCGCATCACCAGCGAAGGTCGAGTGATTTTTGGGTCTGGGCTCTTGTTCGACTCGTCAGAACGGCTCGAAGAGATTGGGCTTAAGACGCGCTCCTTCGCCCGCGCTATCGACACGCTCACGCGCCGAGTCCGCGGGTTACATCCTGACCTTGCGAACATCCGGTTTTCTCACGCTTGGGCCGGTCCCATCGCCTCCACCGAAGATCACATGCCGATCCTGACCTGTGCTCCCAATCAACGGCGTATGCTTGTGGCCGGCGCGTATTCCGGACATGGCGTTGCCATGAGTGTGCGGGCGGGAGAACTGCTTGCGCTTGCGGTTGCGAGAAACGATCCGCTCCCGGAGTGGGGTGCATTTTCGCGTTAAGCTTGCACTACCGTGGGAAAAACGAGGTGCGCGTTTGCCGTGCCGCCTGCCGCTGCATGGGGATGTCGCTTGTTATGACGACCCACTTTGAAGTTGGGGGGGAGGCATTGACGAACGCACTCATCGGCAGGTATTTGCTCGTCGCGTTACCCTAACCCTGGTCGCAGTGGGCAGTAGGTGCGGAGCCCACCACTCAGGAGTCTATGGCTTTTCAGCATGTTACCCTCGCGCTGAAGCGAGACACCTTTCCGCGCGGCTGTTGCCAAACCTTCTCCTGTAGCCAGGCCTAGTACTCCTCTTCATCGCCCTCCGCCTGCTTTTTCCGTCTCGCGGCCAAGGCCGGGGCGGCCACGCCCAATGCGACGCCCAATACCAGGGCGAGCCAGCCGAAGGTGTTGCCGACCAAAGCGTAGAGTGTCTCACCGCTCCCCACCGGCACCTTGGCGACCAGGCTTGCGTAGGGACGATTCGAACTCGGCGCCTGGTAGAGCACTCGACCATAGGAGTCGCTCAAGGTCAGAAATCCATCTTTCGCGGCACGCGCAATCGTGTAGCCGTCTTCAACCCCGCGCAGAATCGCAACTCGGGAATGGTGCCAGTTATCTCTCCCGAAGTCCCACGCGGGTACCAGCATCAGCCGCACGTCTTGTCTGCTATATTCGCGTCCCAAGCTCGGAAAATCCATGTCTTTGCAGATAGCGATTCCGGACAGCGTCCCCTGGACGATTCGAATCATTTTCACGCGTCCCGGAACGAACGCATCCTCAAAGCCCGGAACCAGGTGCCTTTTGGAATAATCGGCCACCGTCGCTCCGGAAGGATTCAGCAGCCAAGCGCGATTCTCTCTGCGATCCGGGGCGGCGATGGTTACCCCGACTAGCAGGTAGACGTGGTCCGATTTGGCAACGGCTGCCAGAGCCCGGCGCAACGGAGACGCCTCGGCCGGGGAGAGAGGAGCGATCTTTTCGGGCAACACCACGATGCGGGCGCCGCGTCGGGCCGCATCGTCGATAGCGTTTTTGTATGTGTTCCAGAGCGCTGTGTCGATCGAGCCGGCTTGAACTTTGACGGGTGGGTCGACCACGACCAGTCCAATCAGAACTCCGGGTTCGCTCCGTGCGGCGACCACGCGAATGAAGCCGAAAGCCAGCACCCCAAATAGCAATAGTCCCGCCAGCACGTAGCCGCGACGAAATTGACCCCACCCGGAGCGTTGGTACCACGCCACCGCCAGAGTCGACGCAAACAGGTTCACCGTAAACACCACACCGCTGGTCCCCGCGAGCGCGGCAATTTGGATAACCGCTATAGCGTTCATCTGGCTTTGAGCGAAGCTCGCGGCTGAACCATGACCGGAAAATGAGCTTTCCAGCATGTCGAAGCCGGCGGTTAGCGCCGGATACACAAAAATCGAAAGCCAATGACGCCATTGAACCACAGCCCGTCGTGCAAGCGTGACGGCCACCACCAGTTCCACGGCGCGGCCGACGGGCGCCAAGAAAGCTACTATCGGTCCGGCGACTTCGAGGTAAAACCCGGTCGTGCTGATACATCCGACCACCGCTGCCAGCACTGCGAGTCCGACAGCCTCCAAGGGTGATGCGATGAATGCCGCCGCCAGCAAAGGGGTCGCCGCGATCCATGCGATTGGCCACCACGGATGCAGGCCCGCAGCGATCGAAATCATGGCCCCCGACAGGATTGCTGCGACCAGGCGTCGGCTGCGCGTGTCCAGACGAAGGATCGTCATGGGAGAGCCGCCAGTGAGTAGATGTGAAACAGCGGAAGCAGAATTTCCACGAGGATCAGTATGGCAACCGCGACTTCCAGCAGCAGTAGCCTGCGGTCGCGGGCGACATCGACGACCAGCTCCAGTGCTTCCTGTACACTACGCAGCTTGAGTTCCAGCGCCGCATAACGGTCCGCCAGGTCAAACTCGGTGCGCAGGTCGTCGTAGATGAGATCCATCGCGCTGTCTTCCCAAGTTGCGTCGGGCTTGTCGAGCAAGTGCAGCACCGACAGAACCTCATTGCGGTTCATGATCGCCTCTCCGATAAAACGCACCAACGGCCTGGTCCGAACCGGGACGGTCCCCCGTGCTTCCATCCGCTCGACCATCCTGCCCGTGCGCGCGAACAGGGACTCTACGACTTGTTCGTAGTATTCCATTGCCGCGCTTTGCGCTACGGTCAGCGCGACTACTCCGGCGCGCCCTGTGGACAGCTTGTCCACGCGCAAGTTGCCGTTGGTAAGTCCGACGACGGAATCGGGATCTTCAGTTAGAGAATAGTCTTCACGCACGATCTGGGCTCTAAGCCCGGGGTGAGCTTGCTCTAGCCGGGTAAGTTCGAGATCCCGTCTCTGCTGTGGCACGTTGTGAAATACCATTGCACCGAATGGATAGATATAAACCCCTGCGCCCTCGTCGATCGGAAAGTAGAGCTCATGAGGCGACACCCGCGCCTCCGGGTAGTGGATGGTCAATCCCTTGAGCGCTAGGTTCTCCACGAAGGCGATCGCGAAAAACTGATGGATTCGGCTGGGCATATTTGCGTACCGTAGGTGGGCAAAGGAGCCGGCACATCGCGATCGCTGGTGTGGCAGAATGCCGCCGCGCCGCCTTCCTTGCCCCGCTTGTGTACCAGCTTTCTGAGCGTCGCTTCCAGTGGGTCGATCGCACCCGGTTCGCGACGAATTGTGGCAACGAATTGCGATTATCTTCTGGATTCGCTGAAATCTAGTGTGCGAAGATCGCCTGGCCGTCTGTCGGCAAACTGAGCAGAAAGATTTCAAGAACTTGACGCCCGAAATCAGAGAGTCTCATAAACCGCTTGCGGCGGCCCTAAAGCGCAAGGCACTGTGGGGAGAACCCGGCTCGGCACAAAACCGCGTTCTGAGAAGCGGCCAGGGCTGGCGAGTGGTCGAAGTACTCTGCACCTCGGGTCCCGGGGACCTTTCTATCGAGGAGCGGTACTGGTCGGTCGCGATCTCACTGGTGCTGTCCGGAACCTTCTCTTATCGGAGCGTCAAGGGGTCCTTGTTGATGTCGCCGGGTGCCTTGCTGCTGGGAAACGCGGGCCACACCTACCAATGCTCGCACGAG from Candidatus Binataceae bacterium carries:
- a CDS encoding adenylate/guanylate cyclase domain-containing protein, encoding MDLLPAELEGERKSVTTLFADIKGSMDLIEDLDPEEARAVVDPALKLMMEAVQHYGGYVAQSTGDGIFAL
- a CDS encoding class I SAM-dependent methyltransferase, which codes for MASQGSAWYVDFFRADYLNVYGHMFTDERAEKESSFVTGELDLKPGAQVLDLCCGQGRHAVQLAKRGFQVTGLDLNPDYVQLAQQAAIASNVSIETVAADMREIPFHNKFDAIVNMYSSFGYLESEAEDLKVLQSAAKALKSGGMLLLDMLNREWAIDNYIQNDWHTGADRTLYVERRDLDLTTSRMHVHFIVVDPKGGRRESIGHNIRLYTLTEMTRLLEGVGFHVTAVFGGFEREVYSIGTRRMIVIARKG
- a CDS encoding 7-cyano-7-deazaguanine synthase — translated: MAPVLSIMIGWRASGEGVSVDKIAVLASGGLDSSVLIAQMASDAAVFPIYVRCGFAWEQEEIHALQSFLDALNNPNVKSMTVLSAPAASLYGTHWSVTGAEVPAADEPDENTYLPGRNILLISLAAIWASTHEVSRVAIGSLGGNPFPDASPQFFEAFGHVLSTGLGRKVLIEAPMRGLHKEDIIRRFQNLPLELTLTCMAPRNSRHCGRCNKCFERRKAFRHADIIDRTVYLGCVP
- a CDS encoding BMP family protein is translated as METTSLHTYRSRKLWVWVLAMLVVGVLDSCTSRPAADTKQASTTFRVALLTPGPVSDAGWNAAAYQGLELIKTKLGAETALVQTKSPADFEDAFRDFASRGFDLIFAHGFEYTDSAMEVARSFPNTYFVVSSGSTSAKNVASITFDVDQATYVEGVLAAGVSKTGVVGALGGIELPSVKLCFEGFKRGFFSVNPKGRVLISYTGNFDDVGAAKEAALAQISQGADVLIHNADAAGLGVFLAAKQAHAYAFGVFNNQNDVAPDVILASAVTSNALAFLKIATEVKEKRFHAGMLVFGMQDGMVSLVYNPKLESQIPPAALQRARKVEHDLATGQLVLPPTTLSLQTLY
- a CDS encoding amidohydrolase family protein, whose product is MTEERLISADSHFVEPPSMWVERVDKKFRDRAPHTVKDLGGRGGEWFVCENITPMSVAGFFGAGVPSQDLPAHARKTFEEAPKSVWDAKYRIEDQERDGVLAEVIYTSMGMPLFGLDDAEFRAALFRAFNDWACEYCSYDLKRLIPLGLITLEDIPGAIAEVNRIAKTGMRGAMIWAEPPSDKPYSDPMYEPFWAAASDLNLPLSLHILTARGGTGTSQANGGFNLLSLANLHHQIERSISVLVFGGVLEKYPNLRIVSAENDVGWMAYFMYRLDTVQNRLGALGGLKLPMRASEYIKRQVYATFIADPVFVDTLHRYGPDNIMWSSDYPHTAATFPRSRDIVAKRFGSLPEEQRRKIVRATAARVYGID
- a CDS encoding phytanoyl-CoA dioxygenase family protein encodes the protein MRPSIPVVPSKAPYIEAIQALEHAGCVVVTGVVDESARHRISSELQPYLETADVGQSLNEKYAQDGGPSDFYPGHTKRITALIAKSETFRSFVTHPLMLSACDAFLKPNCISYQVHATAGLVVGPGATVQVLHREEDAFQFFKVPRPNMVVASMWAISDFTELNGGTHLVPGSHRWPADRIARDDEVAIAEMPAGSVLLWMGGTLHGAGANCSAEVWRYGIFLSYSLGWLRQEENQYLDVPRDVARTLSKPVRDLVGYKMHLALGYTDAPPKHAK
- a CDS encoding FAD-binding oxidoreductase, coding for MRDTRTNGARAWGATPWHGGQLRAAESIPSRADVVIVGGGLTGCSAAYHLSKLGIRPVLLEADHVASGASGRTGGIVLEGSAVGPLDRADACVPSLAKLVEREQIECELRLPGCWEIEHRNGGARKLPWIDEGKPVCVTGHVPGGTVEPSRLTLGIANAALRAGSIICERARVTQIDRRDQLVVELVDSQIRTDWLIVAANAWIKSLVQNVHMASSLTFACATEMLSKKVLEALGLQEGIPFYTVDLPYLWGRITSEGRVIFGSGLLFDSSERLEEIGLKTRSFARAIDTLTRRVRGLHPDLANIRFSHAWAGPIASTEDHMPILTCAPNQRRMLVAGAYSGHGVAMSVRAGELLALAVARNDPLPEWGAFSR
- a CDS encoding nitrilase-related carbon-nitrogen hydrolase translates to MTILRLDTRSRRLVAAILSGAMISIAAGLHPWWPIAWIAATPLLAAAFIASPLEAVGLAVLAAVVGCISTTGFYLEVAGPIVAFLAPVGRAVELVVAVTLARRAVVQWRHWLSIFVYPALTAGFDMLESSFSGHGSAASFAQSQMNAIAVIQIAALAGTSGVVFTVNLFASTLAVAWYQRSGWGQFRRGYVLAGLLLFGVLAFGFIRVVAARSEPGVLIGLVVVDPPVKVQAGSIDTALWNTYKNAIDDAARRGARIVVLPEKIAPLSPAEASPLRRALAAVAKSDHVYLLVGVTIAAPDRRENRAWLLNPSGATVADYSKRHLVPGFEDAFVPGRVKMIRIVQGTLSGIAICKDMDFPSLGREYSRQDVRLMLVPAWDFGRDNWHHSRVAILRGVEDGYTIARAAKDGFLTLSDSYGRVLYQAPSSNRPYASLVAKVPVGSGETLYALVGNTFGWLALVLGVALGVAAPALAARRKKQAEGDEEEY
- a CDS encoding RMD1 family protein; protein product: MPSRIHQFFAIAFVENLALKGLTIHYPEARVSPHELYFPIDEGAGVYIYPFGAMVFHNVPQQRRDLELTRLEQAHPGLRAQIVREDYSLTEDPDSVVGLTNGNLRVDKLSTGRAGVVALTVAQSAAMEYYEQVVESLFARTGRMVERMEARGTVPVRTRPLVRFIGEAIMNRNEVLSVLHLLDKPDATWEDSAMDLIYDDLRTEFDLADRYAALELKLRSVQEALELVVDVARDRRLLLLEVAVAILILVEILLPLFHIYSLAALP